In the Campylobacter sp. RM6914 genome, one interval contains:
- the ribD gene encoding bifunctional diaminohydroxyphosphoribosylaminopyrimidine deaminase/5-amino-6-(5-phosphoribosylamino)uracil reductase RibD — translation MSDEFYMNLALNEAWKYQILTYPNPAVGCVVLDKSGKILSIGAHKKAGFLHAEPSAILLALCEISDDFLHKFILNYDQKFNTNFLDISDKHELLEKLKEVYLNAVFTYDFIMQNHGDLLDGAKAYVTLEPCSHYGKTPPCANLFVQLKFAEVVISCEDKNKIASGGISILQNAGIKVKVGVLKQDGGMLLKPFLSWQEGNFSFLKVALSVNGAATGGVISNETSRAHMHSIRSIVDLLVIGGNTVRIDRPKLDARLVKNGKSPNVLIFSREQKFDESLPLFHVKGREVEISNSLLRAKKSPLVMYEGAQEFLNLAKNGALPNVKWLLLYQSSNFKNEPNLLSQIYLKSVFRSNFADDSYGWYEIV, via the coding sequence ATGAGTGATGAATTTTATATGAATTTAGCCTTAAATGAGGCTTGGAAGTATCAGATCCTAACCTATCCAAACCCTGCAGTCGGTTGTGTCGTGCTTGATAAAAGCGGTAAAATTTTGAGCATAGGTGCTCACAAAAAGGCTGGTTTTTTACACGCAGAGCCAAGTGCGATCTTGCTTGCACTTTGTGAGATAAGTGATGATTTTTTACATAAATTTATACTAAACTACGATCAAAAATTTAACACAAATTTTTTGGATATTTCAGACAAACATGAGCTTCTTGAAAAGCTTAAAGAAGTGTATTTAAACGCGGTTTTTACTTATGATTTTATAATGCAAAATCACGGTGATTTATTAGACGGTGCAAAGGCTTATGTTACGCTTGAGCCCTGCTCACATTATGGCAAAACCCCTCCTTGTGCGAATTTGTTTGTGCAGTTAAAATTTGCCGAGGTTGTGATATCTTGCGAAGATAAAAACAAAATCGCAAGTGGTGGAATTTCTATCTTGCAAAATGCCGGGATAAAAGTGAAAGTAGGCGTTCTAAAACAAGACGGAGGCATGCTTTTAAAGCCGTTTTTAAGTTGGCAAGAGGGGAATTTTAGCTTTCTTAAGGTTGCTTTATCGGTAAATGGCGCGGCAACTGGCGGAGTGATCTCAAACGAGACCAGTCGCGCTCACATGCACAGCATAAGAAGTATTGTAGATCTGCTAGTTATTGGTGGAAATACCGTAAGAATAGATCGTCCAAAACTTGATGCAAGACTTGTAAAAAATGGCAAAAGTCCAAATGTGCTAATCTTTTCTAGAGAGCAAAAATTTGACGAGAGCTTACCTCTTTTTCATGTCAAAGGACGCGAAGTTGAAATTTCAAATTCTCTCTTAAGAGCCAAAAAATCACCCCTTGTTATGTATGAAGGGGCGCAGGAATTTTTAAATTTAGCCAAAAACGGTGCATTACCAAACGTAAAATGGCTTCTTTTATACCAAAGTTCAAATTTCAAAAACGAGCCGAATTTGCTTTCACAAATTTATTTAAAGTCCGTTTTTAGGTCAAATTTTGCAGATGATAGCTACGGTTGGTATGAGATAGTCTAA
- the sppA gene encoding signal peptide peptidase SppA: MQLLKMIFAPIGAIFKFINTNFKALVFLLILAMIFMPDGEMKKPNLAQVDIKNTLLQTEDILEKLQALNDDDNIKGVLLYIDSPGGALSPSVELAMQVKKLAKNKKVVAYAAGSMTSGSYYAGVNAHKIVANPGSFIGSIGVIMQVPNLEALADKIGISEQVVKAGEFKEAGTFTRKWSQSERDSLQKLVDASYELFTSDVAQARGLETSKKDEWANAKIFLAGEAKQVGLIDEIGGYFEAKAQLEELSGVSEAVWEKKPQIEKFMEKFTSQGVNSMANLLFNTQMR; this comes from the coding sequence TTGCAACTTTTAAAGATGATTTTTGCACCCATAGGTGCTATTTTTAAATTTATAAATACCAACTTCAAAGCGCTTGTATTTTTACTGATATTAGCCATGATATTTATGCCAGACGGCGAGATGAAAAAGCCTAATCTAGCGCAAGTTGATATAAAAAATACACTTCTTCAAACCGAAGATATCTTAGAAAAACTACAAGCCCTTAACGACGATGACAACATAAAAGGTGTCTTGCTTTATATAGATAGTCCGGGTGGTGCGCTAAGCCCTAGCGTGGAGCTTGCCATGCAAGTAAAAAAACTGGCTAAAAACAAAAAAGTCGTAGCATATGCCGCCGGCTCAATGACAAGTGGCAGCTACTATGCCGGAGTAAACGCCCATAAAATAGTGGCAAATCCGGGCTCGTTTATCGGCTCTATCGGTGTTATCATGCAGGTGCCAAACCTCGAAGCTCTAGCCGATAAAATCGGCATAAGCGAACAGGTTGTAAAGGCTGGAGAGTTTAAAGAAGCGGGGACATTTACCAGAAAATGGAGCCAAAGCGAGCGTGATAGTCTGCAAAAGTTAGTTGATGCTTCATACGAGCTATTTACAAGTGATGTCGCGCAAGCAAGAGGTCTTGAAACAAGCAAAAAAGATGAGTGGGCAAATGCCAAGATCTTTTTAGCCGGCGAAGCAAAACAAGTAGGACTTATCGATGAGATCGGCGGATACTTTGAGGCCAAAGCGCAGCTAGAAGAGTTAAGCGGTGTTAGCGAAGCAGTTTGGGAGAAAAAACCTCAAATAGAAAAATTTATGGAAAAATTTACAAGCCAAGGCGTAAATTCGATGGCAAATTTACTTTTTAATACACAAATGAGATAG
- the mqnF gene encoding aminofutalosine deaminase family hydrolase, translating into MQILKAKYIVTSDENFTILQDKAIAFDDKILAIADANELIKRYKNANFIDLKEALIAPAFVNAHVHLEFSSNKSELIYGDFITWLGSIIQNGANLAQKCTKQIIQEALNSALKSGTATFGAISSFGKDLEILSSSQARVVFFNEILGSNPEFIEQNRQNFITRFNESKKYANDRFSPGISLHSPYSIHPKLAEFAINFAKENNLVVSTHFLESKAEMTWLKNGTGKFKNHLKRFVKEPKPMYDKDSYFAMFKGIKTLFTHCVYEDDFTKFDQKLHSVTHCAVSNRLLGKKALNLNKILSSSTGLNIGTDGLSSNISLNLWHELRAALFTHANHELNTIAKILFTAATRGGGLALGTNNGIIAPNKLADIAVYDVPNCDKDALITQLILHTNEAKQLYIGGKICNF; encoded by the coding sequence ATGCAAATTTTAAAAGCAAAATACATCGTAACAAGCGATGAAAATTTCACTATTTTGCAAGATAAAGCCATAGCTTTTGATGATAAAATTTTAGCCATAGCCGATGCTAATGAGCTGATAAAAAGATATAAAAATGCAAATTTTATCGACTTAAAAGAGGCGCTTATCGCTCCTGCTTTTGTTAATGCTCACGTTCATTTGGAATTTAGCTCAAATAAATCCGAGCTAATTTACGGAGATTTCATCACTTGGCTTGGATCGATCATACAAAACGGAGCAAATTTGGCTCAAAAATGCACAAAGCAAATCATACAAGAGGCGCTAAATTCGGCACTAAAAAGCGGAACGGCCACATTTGGGGCGATATCAAGCTTTGGCAAAGATCTTGAAATTTTATCATCAAGCCAGGCAAGAGTTGTATTTTTTAATGAAATTTTAGGCTCAAACCCTGAGTTTATAGAGCAAAATCGTCAAAATTTCATCACTCGTTTTAATGAAAGTAAAAAGTATGCGAATGATCGTTTTAGCCCTGGTATTTCGCTTCATTCGCCATACTCTATACATCCAAAATTAGCAGAATTTGCAATAAATTTTGCAAAAGAAAATAATCTTGTCGTCTCCACCCACTTTTTAGAAAGCAAGGCTGAGATGACTTGGCTAAAAAACGGCACTGGTAAATTTAAAAATCACCTAAAAAGATTTGTTAAAGAGCCAAAACCGATGTATGATAAAGACAGCTATTTTGCCATGTTTAAGGGCATAAAAACGCTCTTTACTCACTGCGTTTATGAAGATGATTTTACTAAATTTGACCAGAAACTTCACAGTGTTACGCATTGTGCGGTTTCAAATAGATTACTTGGTAAAAAAGCTTTAAATTTAAACAAAATTTTAAGCTCAAGCACAGGGCTTAATATCGGCACAGACGGGCTTAGCTCAAACATTAGCCTAAATTTATGGCACGAGTTAAGAGCTGCTCTTTTTACTCATGCAAATCACGAGTTAAACACCATTGCGAAAATACTATTTACCGCAGCAACGAGAGGCGGGGGGTTAGCCCTTGGAACAAATAACGGCATAATAGCACCAAACAAACTGGCCGATATAGCCGTATATGATGTGCCAAACTGTGACAAAGACGCACTTATAACACAACTAATCTTACACACAAACGAAGCAAAACAACTATATATAGGAGGAAAAATTTGCAACTTTTAA
- the aroQ gene encoding type II 3-dehydroquinate dehydratase — protein MDKKLKIMVIQGPNINMLGAREPGIYGAMKMEDIHGQMKIVADQNDIDIEFFQSNLEGEIVDKIQECLGDADGIIINPAAYTHTSIAIRDALSAVSLPVIEVHISNIHRREDFRHKSLIAPVSAGQIVGFGPVGYHLAMIGMLQIFEQVKAIRAANQQQQ, from the coding sequence ATGGACAAAAAACTAAAAATCATGGTTATCCAAGGACCAAATATCAATATGCTAGGAGCTAGAGAGCCTGGAATTTACGGTGCTATGAAGATGGAAGACATCCATGGGCAAATGAAAATCGTAGCCGATCAAAATGATATTGATATTGAATTTTTTCAAAGTAACCTAGAGGGCGAGATCGTAGATAAAATTCAAGAGTGCCTAGGTGATGCTGACGGTATCATCATAAATCCAGCCGCATACACTCATACTTCTATAGCGATTAGAGATGCGTTAAGTGCAGTTAGTTTGCCTGTTATCGAAGTGCATATCAGCAATATCCACAGACGTGAAGACTTCCGTCATAAAAGCCTTATCGCTCCGGTAAGTGCGGGTCAGATCGTAGGTTTTGGACCTGTTGGATACCATCTTGCTATGATAGGCATGCTTCAAATTTTCGAACAAGTAAAAGCTATAAGAGCGGCAAATCAGCAACAACAATGA
- a CDS encoding M24 family metallopeptidase — protein sequence MNYILKDENAVFFECGYSCDNEILLCIDGVKYFLSDARYYFEAKKLVNHGVIVVLAQRNLIQEARMLLRKLKPKSLVYNPDELSVSTFTVLSKGLGINFKPKANFSQIKRMIKSEEEIEILSRAAKFGAECFDEFAEFVRKNGEGMSERELHFNAQSIFKRKNELGLSFDPIVAINENAAKAHALPGDKILRYGDLLLLDAGVKFNRYCSDRTRTACFDENFNFSKEQKFKNPKHQEIYEIVKEAQKVALDTVKVGIKAGQIDKAARDVIVKAGYEKAFFHSTGHGVGVDIHELPVIGARSEAVIKEGMVFSIEPGIYLENEFGVRIEDVVVATKDGARIL from the coding sequence ATGAACTACATACTAAAAGACGAAAACGCCGTATTTTTTGAGTGCGGATACAGTTGTGATAATGAAATTTTACTTTGCATTGATGGAGTGAAGTATTTTTTAAGTGACGCGAGGTATTATTTTGAAGCAAAAAAACTCGTAAATCACGGCGTTATCGTTGTTTTAGCACAAAGAAATTTAATACAAGAAGCAAGGATGCTTCTTAGAAAATTAAAACCAAAAAGCTTGGTTTATAATCCCGACGAACTTAGCGTAAGTACTTTTACCGTTTTGTCAAAAGGGCTTGGTATAAATTTCAAGCCAAAGGCAAATTTCTCTCAGATAAAGCGCATGATAAAAAGCGAAGAAGAGATAGAAATTTTATCTCGTGCGGCGAAATTTGGCGCTGAATGTTTTGATGAATTTGCCGAGTTTGTAAGGAAAAATGGCGAGGGAATGAGCGAACGAGAACTTCACTTTAACGCTCAAAGTATTTTTAAACGTAAAAACGAACTTGGGCTAAGTTTTGACCCTATCGTTGCTATAAATGAAAATGCAGCTAAAGCCCATGCCTTACCAGGTGATAAAATTTTGCGTTACGGGGATTTGCTCTTGCTTGACGCGGGAGTAAAATTTAACAGATACTGCTCGGACAGGACAAGAACGGCGTGTTTTGATGAGAATTTTAATTTTAGCAAAGAGCAAAAATTTAAAAATCCAAAACACCAAGAAATTTATGAGATCGTTAAAGAGGCTCAAAAAGTCGCGTTAGATACCGTAAAGGTTGGTATAAAAGCTGGCCAGATAGATAAAGCCGCAAGAGATGTGATAGTAAAAGCCGGATATGAAAAGGCGTTTTTCCACTCAACGGGACACGGGGTTGGAGTTGATATACATGAGCTGCCTGTTATCGGCGCAAGAAGCGAAGCGGTTATAAAAGAAGGCATGGTTTTTAGCATAGAGCCGGGGATATATCTTGAAAACGAATTTGGAGTTCGTATAGAAGATGTTGTTGTGGCAACCAAGGACGGAGCAAGAATTTTATGA
- the folK gene encoding 2-amino-4-hydroxy-6-hydroxymethyldihydropteridine diphosphokinase → MKILGARGLVRSRFCPCYFGFKDGFRHIAVVGLGGNIGRSDKRFDKFIRVLLDDRRFHVVEVSPILVNAAFGYEDQADFSNAVINLQTSVSVYALLKILQRYELKFKRTRSFKNAPRTLDLDILYFGAKVLKSPKLTIPHPGVTTRMSVIVPMGLMRS, encoded by the coding sequence ATGAAAATACTCGGGGCTAGGGGGCTTGTTCGTAGCCGATTTTGCCCGTGTTATTTTGGTTTTAAAGATGGGTTTAGGCATATCGCTGTTGTTGGTCTTGGCGGCAATATCGGTAGAAGCGATAAAAGGTTTGATAAATTTATAAGAGTTTTGCTTGATGACAGGAGATTTCATGTTGTTGAGGTTTCGCCGATACTTGTAAATGCGGCGTTTGGATATGAAGATCAGGCTGATTTTAGCAATGCTGTTATAAATTTACAAACAAGTGTATCTGTGTATGCTTTACTTAAAATTTTACAAAGATACGAACTGAAATTTAAACGAACTAGAAGCTTTAAAAATGCGCCTAGAACGCTTGATCTGGATATTTTATACTTTGGAGCAAAAGTACTTAAAAGTCCTAAACTAACCATACCACATCCCGGAGTAACAACTAGGATGAGCGTGATAGTGCCGATGGGTTTGATGAGAAGCTAA
- the flhF gene encoding flagellar biosynthesis protein FlhF, which produces MATKFYTFTGESSIEALKKAQETCGERAILVTTKQIQAKTINKKPLYEILVSVEEEDVPQKPKPNPKAVNYENAYSKFNSSYEPIKPKFNITEEPAKEKPQIKTTPARPYDVDESVLLNISEAAKEISQIANVDMSKIKAVDEQAHGVNKKIDDVAKQVSVLNEKLGLITDMIWDERAPSRNNLAIPPEFASIYKAAKQSGMKQEHLEAIINATIENMPTSMKANPTAVKRYFYSLLRNMLPCRKEINDRKQRIMMLVGPTGVGKTTTLAKLAARFAYGSEKRYKTGIITLDTYRIGAVEQLFQYAKMMKLPILDVIEVEDFKNALKTLNYCDIILIDTTGNSQYDKEKLDKLDKFLKYSDVQIDVNLVLSAGSKVEDLIEIYNGFSFLDIDTLIITKFDETKIFGNVFSLIYETNTPVSYFCVGQEVPDDLLEAKSEFLVECVLEGYSKNSEDKDEK; this is translated from the coding sequence ATGGCAACTAAATTTTATACATTTACAGGCGAAAGTAGCATAGAAGCGTTAAAAAAAGCGCAAGAAACATGTGGTGAGAGAGCGATACTTGTTACCACAAAACAAATTCAGGCTAAGACCATAAACAAAAAGCCTCTTTATGAAATTTTAGTTAGCGTTGAAGAAGAGGATGTGCCTCAAAAGCCAAAACCAAACCCAAAAGCTGTTAATTACGAGAATGCATACTCTAAATTTAACTCTAGTTATGAGCCAATAAAGCCTAAATTTAATATCACAGAAGAGCCCGCAAAAGAAAAACCTCAGATAAAAACAACTCCGGCACGTCCTTATGATGTCGATGAAAGCGTGCTTTTAAATATATCTGAAGCTGCAAAAGAGATAAGTCAGATCGCAAATGTCGATATGAGCAAGATAAAAGCGGTAGATGAGCAAGCTCACGGTGTTAATAAAAAAATCGACGACGTAGCAAAACAAGTAAGCGTCTTAAACGAAAAACTTGGTCTGATAACTGACATGATATGGGACGAGCGTGCCCCAAGTCGTAATAATCTAGCCATACCACCGGAGTTTGCAAGTATCTACAAAGCCGCAAAACAAAGCGGGATGAAACAAGAGCACTTAGAAGCGATAATAAACGCTACGATAGAAAACATGCCGACATCAATGAAGGCAAATCCAACCGCAGTTAAGCGGTATTTTTACTCTCTTTTGCGCAATATGCTTCCTTGCAGAAAAGAGATAAACGACAGAAAACAGCGCATAATGATGCTTGTAGGCCCAACTGGAGTTGGTAAAACTACGACTCTAGCCAAGCTTGCGGCAAGGTTTGCTTACGGAAGTGAAAAGCGCTATAAAACAGGCATTATCACGCTTGATACTTATCGTATAGGCGCGGTCGAGCAGCTCTTTCAGTATGCTAAGATGATGAAGCTTCCTATCCTTGATGTGATAGAGGTTGAGGACTTTAAAAATGCGTTAAAAACGCTAAATTACTGCGATATCATACTGATAGATACTACCGGAAATTCGCAGTATGATAAAGAAAAACTTGACAAGCTTGATAAATTTTTAAAATACAGCGATGTGCAAATAGACGTAAATTTGGTCTTGTCTGCCGGCTCTAAAGTAGAAGACTTGATAGAAATTTATAACGGTTTTAGCTTTTTAGATATCGACACCTTGATCATAACAAAATTTGACGAAACCAAAATTTTCGGCAATGTTTTTTCGCTCATTTATGAGACAAATACCCCTGTTAGTTATTTTTGCGTCGGGCAAGAGGTGCCTGATGATTTACTTGAGGCAAAAAGCGAATTTTTAGTTGAATGCGTGCTTGAAGGCTACTCTAAAAATTCAGAAGATAAGGACGAAAAATGA
- a CDS encoding P-loop NTPase, with the protein MINQAQKLQTLVSSKTNKKNTHFIAITSGKGGVGKSTISANLANVLSKNGYKVGLLDADIGLANLDVILNVKMGKNLLHVLKGECSLKEILIPINKNLTLIPGESGDEILKFNNQFLYERFLNEASELDELDFMIIDTGAGIGGNTQQFLEAADEIIVVTVPDPAAITDAYAVIKIVSRFKNNQLLLMNMVKNENEAVRIFENIKRVAAANIGPELKLDLIGHLEADKEVSRSIKQRTLFTDDTSYGSSSMQIKQIVSNLLYRLERKVLTDDTNRSFGAFLKRLIEQF; encoded by the coding sequence ATGATAAATCAAGCTCAAAAGCTTCAAACTCTCGTCTCTTCTAAAACAAACAAAAAAAACACACACTTTATCGCTATAACAAGCGGCAAGGGTGGTGTTGGCAAAAGCACGATAAGTGCAAATTTGGCAAATGTGCTATCTAAAAACGGATACAAAGTAGGGCTACTAGACGCTGACATCGGACTTGCAAATTTAGATGTCATCCTAAATGTAAAGATGGGTAAAAATTTGCTTCATGTCCTAAAAGGCGAGTGCTCTTTAAAAGAAATTTTAATACCTATTAATAAAAATTTAACTCTCATCCCAGGTGAAAGCGGAGATGAGATCTTAAAATTTAATAACCAATTTTTATACGAGCGATTTTTAAACGAGGCTAGCGAGCTTGACGAGCTTGATTTTATGATCATAGACACGGGAGCCGGCATAGGCGGTAATACTCAGCAATTTTTAGAGGCCGCAGATGAGATAATCGTCGTTACCGTGCCTGATCCTGCAGCTATAACCGATGCGTATGCTGTTATAAAGATAGTTTCAAGGTTTAAAAACAACCAGCTTTTACTTATGAATATGGTGAAAAACGAAAATGAAGCTGTTAGAATTTTTGAAAATATCAAGCGAGTTGCCGCGGCAAACATAGGACCTGAGCTGAAACTTGATCTTATCGGTCATCTTGAGGCTGACAAAGAAGTTTCAAGAAGTATAAAGCAACGCACGCTATTTACGGACGATACTTCTTATGGTTCGTCAAGTATGCAGATAAAACAGATAGTTTCAAATTTGCTTTATAGGTTGGAACGAAAAGTGCTTACAGACGACACAAACAGAAGTTTTGGTGCTTTTTTAAAACGCCTGATAGAACAATTTTGA
- a CDS encoding RNA polymerase sigma factor FliA, producing the protein MQELKQKQLNAYQNTIKKEQDEIVLQYMPALRAMAYKLKERLPPSIDVNDLIGIGVEEMIKLSRRYDKDQNDSFWGYGRKRIYGAMLDFLRELDVISRADRKLVKSINLEIDIYFNEHEEEPSDEYLAQKLGEDVEKIREARGVSSIITILPIDEQIELYGESDVEYNVEKEDLIEKIEEVLKGFDKRDQLIVQLYYYEELNLKEISEIMQISESRISQIHKRLLGKIRSSLGA; encoded by the coding sequence ATGCAAGAATTAAAGCAAAAGCAGCTTAACGCATATCAAAATACAATCAAAAAAGAGCAAGATGAGATAGTTTTACAGTATATGCCGGCTCTTCGTGCGATGGCTTACAAACTAAAAGAGAGGCTTCCGCCAAGTATAGATGTGAACGACCTTATAGGTATCGGCGTCGAAGAGATGATAAAACTTAGCAGAAGATACGACAAGGATCAGAATGATTCATTCTGGGGATATGGAAGAAAACGAATTTATGGTGCTATGCTTGACTTTTTGCGTGAGCTTGACGTGATAAGTAGGGCTGATAGAAAACTGGTAAAGAGTATAAATTTAGAGATTGATATATATTTTAACGAGCATGAAGAAGAGCCAAGCGATGAGTATCTAGCTCAAAAACTTGGCGAAGATGTAGAAAAGATACGTGAAGCAAGAGGTGTTAGTTCTATCATTACGATACTTCCTATCGACGAGCAAATAGAACTTTACGGCGAGAGCGATGTTGAGTATAATGTCGAAAAAGAGGACTTGATAGAAAAGATCGAAGAGGTGCTTAAAGGTTTTGATAAGCGCGATCAGCTGATAGTTCAGCTTTATTATTACGAAGAGTTAAATTTAAAAGAGATAAGCGAGATAATGCAAATAAGCGAGAGTAGAATTTCACAAATTCATAAACGCCTTTTAGGCAAAATTCGCAGTAGTTTGGGGGCTTAA
- the fliM gene encoding flagellar motor switch protein FliM, producing MADILSQEEIDALLEVVDEGGDTSSIGEQEVSQTEQKQIIIYDFKRPNRVSKEQLRAIKGIHDKLARNLASQISSVMRSIVEIRLHSVDQMTYGEFLMSLPSPTSFNVFSIKPLDGNCVLEINPSIAFPMIDRLLGGNGENFETSRELTDIEINLLDAVLRMIMQRLKESWAMITDMYPNVEAKESSPNVVQIVSQNEIVIMVVMEIIVGNSSGMINLCYPVIYLEPILGRLANRDIMLGETSAKKSRNKELKTLIGRAEVLYEAILGQTVVSVNEFLNLKEGDILRLDRGADDKAIVCIDKKEVFLAEVGLHRFRKSIKIEKLIRSDKDEIKSILEHYEEERKAKLMEYDHAENLEEEENYEDDE from the coding sequence ATGGCTGATATTTTAAGTCAAGAAGAGATAGACGCACTACTTGAAGTCGTTGACGAGGGTGGCGATACTAGCAGTATAGGCGAGCAAGAAGTCAGCCAAACCGAACAAAAACAGATAATTATATACGATTTTAAGCGCCCTAACCGTGTCAGTAAAGAGCAACTTCGTGCGATAAAAGGCATACATGATAAACTAGCACGTAACTTGGCTAGTCAAATTTCAAGCGTGATGAGAAGTATAGTAGAAATTCGCTTGCACAGTGTAGATCAGATGACTTACGGTGAATTTTTAATGAGTCTTCCAAGTCCAACAAGCTTTAACGTCTTTTCGATAAAGCCGCTTGATGGCAACTGCGTTTTGGAGATAAATCCAAGCATAGCTTTTCCTATGATAGACCGTTTATTGGGCGGTAACGGTGAGAATTTCGAAACCAGTAGAGAGCTAACTGATATAGAGATAAATTTACTTGATGCTGTGCTTAGGATGATAATGCAACGCCTAAAAGAGAGCTGGGCGATGATAACTGATATGTATCCAAACGTCGAGGCAAAAGAGAGTAGCCCAAACGTCGTTCAGATAGTAAGCCAAAATGAGATCGTTATCATGGTTGTTATGGAGATAATAGTCGGCAACTCAAGTGGCATGATAAATTTATGCTATCCGGTTATCTACCTTGAGCCGATCCTTGGACGTCTAGCAAACCGTGATATAATGCTTGGAGAAACGAGCGCTAAAAAAAGTAGAAATAAAGAGCTAAAAACATTGATCGGGCGTGCCGAGGTGCTTTATGAAGCGATCCTTGGTCAAACCGTAGTTAGTGTAAATGAATTTTTAAATTTAAAAGAGGGTGACATCTTGCGTCTCGATAGAGGTGCGGACGATAAGGCTATCGTTTGCATAGATAAAAAAGAGGTATTTTTAGCTGAAGTAGGACTTCATAGGTTTAGAAAATCTATCAAGATCGAAAAACTTATACGCTCCGATAAGGATGAGATCAAGTCTATCCTCGAACACTACGAAGAGGAGCGTAAGGCTAAGCTTATGGAGTATGACCACGCAGAAAATTTAGAAGAAGAAGAGAACTACGAAGATGATGAATAA
- the fliY gene encoding flagellar motor switch protein FliY produces the protein MMNNFFNLFTNELKATIEGLTGRMLEVGERNDFDASSQNGIKPPVAIANIMTKGDISAKIAIVCTPVLISAVGEWMMGEEEISRNENLGVDELDAAKEIFSNLLGAFSTSLGAQKELPKLGFDISSVSFLDENSNLDLSGYEKLFLFNVNIDEISEGIGIACDQSLMNILDPRSQEQGLAQAEAPSKASLKSEFSAEEMRNIGLIMDVRLPIRVRIGSKRMLLKDVLTMDIGSVIELNQLANDPLEILIGDKVIAVGEVVIIDGNFGIQITQIGSKRERLQQLK, from the coding sequence ATGATGAATAATTTTTTTAATTTATTTACAAATGAGCTAAAAGCGACCATCGAGGGGCTTACAGGACGCATGCTTGAAGTTGGTGAGAGAAACGATTTTGACGCATCTAGTCAAAACGGCATAAAACCTCCGGTCGCCATTGCAAACATCATGACAAAAGGCGATATAAGTGCCAAGATCGCCATAGTTTGCACTCCTGTTTTAATAAGTGCCGTTGGCGAATGGATGATGGGTGAGGAGGAAATTTCTCGTAATGAAAATTTAGGCGTAGATGAGCTTGATGCGGCAAAGGAAATTTTTTCAAATTTACTAGGAGCGTTTAGCACCTCACTAGGCGCTCAAAAAGAGTTGCCAAAGCTTGGTTTTGATATATCAAGCGTTAGTTTTCTGGATGAAAATTCAAATTTGGACCTAAGCGGCTATGAGAAGCTGTTTTTATTTAATGTAAACATAGACGAGATAAGCGAAGGCATAGGGATCGCTTGTGATCAATCTTTAATGAATATACTTGATCCAAGATCTCAAGAGCAAGGCTTGGCGCAAGCAGAAGCACCGTCAAAAGCTTCCTTAAAGAGCGAATTTAGTGCTGAAGAGATGAGAAATATCGGGCTTATCATGGATGTGCGTTTGCCTATTCGCGTTCGTATCGGCTCAAAAAGAATGTTATTAAAAGATGTTTTAACCATGGATATCGGCTCTGTTATAGAGCTTAATCAACTTGCAAACGACCCGCTTGAAATTTTAATCGGAGATAAGGTTATAGCCGTGGGTGAAGTTGTGATAATAGACGGAAATTTCGGCATACAAATAACTCAAATAGGCTCAAAACGCGAGCGCTTACAACAGCTAAAATAG